A portion of the Anabas testudineus chromosome 22, fAnaTes1.2, whole genome shotgun sequence genome contains these proteins:
- the LOC113148549 gene encoding protein FAM216A, translating to MSESKMEIQDVTRIQIPKTMAAAPFLKHAALTPAQREYLYTIAASSGTTHVPNLITQHYMNILHRCIHTGHSLVTDDLMVTSVASCENEKVSSREEEDRGKINTAGHSGKSSLPKIPNRKPSTIASKQRKMKKHTKTSVKIKRSPRQAKIKVKEEQQQEEEEEEEEGLNDSLSDCLSLLSLGDWDDDSFSDL from the exons ATGAGTGAGTCTAAAATGG AAATCCAAGATGTAACAAGAATACAAATCCCCAAAACCATGGCTGCAGCCCCATTTTTGAAG CACGCAGCACTAACACCAGCTCAGAGGGAATATCTCTACACCATCGCAGCTTCCTCTGGCACCACACACGTCCCCAACCTCATCACCCAACACTACATGAACATATTGCACAGGTGTATACATACAG GCCACAGCCTTGTTACAGACGACCTTATGGTGACATCTGTGGCCTCATGTGAGAATGAAAAAGTTTCTTCAAGGGAAGAAGAGGACAGGGGAAAGATAAACACTGCAGGTCACTCTGGGAAATCCTCTCTCCCAAAGATCCCAAACAGAAAACCAAG CACAATAGCATCCaaacagagaaagatgaagaaacacacaaagacgtCAGTCAAGATAAAAAGAAGTCCAAGAC AAGCCAAAATCAAAGTGAAggaggaacagcagcaggaggaggaggaggaggaggaggaaggactGAATGATTCTCTGAGTGATTGCTTGAGCTTACTCTCTCTGGGAGACTGGGATGATGACAGCTTCTCAGATTTGTGA